From a single Dysidea avara chromosome 14, odDysAvar1.4, whole genome shotgun sequence genomic region:
- the LOC136244072 gene encoding uncharacterized protein, whose translation METLARIKKVRAGHHASASRLMNQLEEASTVTGGPALEKLHQWKLSLNEKLVKLRTLNDEVLASIEDDAIAEEIEQADVFSERLQQSICHVEQLISTHRNTPPTHGSSPTTTTTSTGAASEPTPEHRVTPATDAGSRVKLPKLVPKTFNGELTKWETFWSTFESSIHLNPSLSTVDKFTYLDSLLEGSAMRAVAGLQLSTSNYTEAIDILKKRFGNKQLIIARHMDTLVELASVPSATNTKALRRFYDQVEFQVLSLKSLSVPLSSYGHLLSSLFMNKLPEDLRLIVSREIGDAEWTVDQLMTIVENEISAQERAFSSIGGSQGSVMSTTAAFIAGDGQPKCCYCRQGHSSSSCTVITDITQRKGILKRTGSLEDNHAQTPRTILLQNTMQQ comes from the coding sequence ATGGAAACCCTTGCACGAATCAAGAAAGTGAGAGCTGGACATCATGCATCAGCCTCAAGACTGATGAATCAGCTGGAAGAAGCAAGTACCGTCACTGGAGGACCGGCACTCGAGAAGCTGCACCAGTGGAAACTTTCATTGAATGAAAAATTAGTTAAACTTCGCACCCTTAATGACGAAGTGTTGGCATCAATCGAGGATGATGCGATAGCGGAAGAGATAGAACAAGCAGACGTGTTCTCTGAAAGATTGCAACAGTCAATATGTCACGTAGAGCAGCTTATTTCAACACATCGAAATACACCTCCCACACACGGCAGTTCGCCAACAACTACCACAACCAGCACAGGTGCTGCTTCAGAACCAACGCCAGAACATAGAGTGACACCAGCTACAGATGCTGGTAGCAGAGTCAAGTTACCTAAGCTAGTGCCGAAGACCTTTAACGGCGAACTCACTAAGTGGGAAACATTCTGGAGCACATTTGAGTCATCCATACATCTTAACCCATCATTGTCTACAGTAGATAAATTCACGTACCTAGACTCATTGCTTGAAGGTTCTGCAATGAGAGCGGTAGCGGGCTTACAACTCTCTACTTCTAATTACACCGAGGCAATTGACATTCTTAAGAAGCGATTTGGTAATAAACAGTTGATTATTGCTCGCCATATGGACACATTAGTAGAACTAGCATCAGTTCCATCTGCAACCAACACTAAGGCTCTTCGCCGCTTTTATGATCAAGTAGAATTTCAGGTACTAAGCCTCAAATCACTCAGTGTTCCTTTGTCTTCATATGGACATTTGTTGTCATCCTTATTTATGAACAAGTTGCCTGAAGACCTTAGATTAATTGTCAGCAGAGAAATTGGAGATGCTGAATGGACTGTAGACCAATTAATGACTATAGTAGAGAATGAAATCAGTGCTCAGGAGAGAGCCTTTTCTTCTATTGGAGGTTCACAAGGGTCTGTGATGTCCACTACAGCAGCCTTTATTGCAGGTGATGGCCAACCCAAGTGTTGTTATTGTAGACAGGGACACTCTTCATCATCTTGCACTGTTATAACAGACATCACCCAGAGGAAAGGTATTCTAAAGCGAACAGGGTCTCTAGAGGACAACCACGCTCAGACTCCCAGAACCATACTGCTGCAGAACACAATGCAACAATAA
- the LOC136244073 gene encoding uncharacterized protein: MTIRLMLDGGSQRSYITQRVRDALGLLPDCVEQVQIKTFGSDTTTMQTVEMVRVGIPLKNGTTVKLMLSTVPLICEPLSCQPITYTKEKYRHLRDLNLADVSRVGDDLQVDALIGSDHYWQLVTGQVIRGQSGPTAIDTNLGWVLSGPVCSDANLHKPNPTHSLLVQTSDVQSMDQLLKNFWELESLGIQSVEPSVYDTFKQFIKFDDGRYEEYNAIIQQQLNLGIVEKVSDEGCKDTDVNRIHYLPHHAVIRTDKQTTKLRIVYDASAQDKGLSLNDCLFSGQKFDQNILDILLRFRTYKVALIADVEKAFLMISVSKEDCDSLRFR; encoded by the exons ATGACCATTAGACTGATGCTGGATGGGGGGAGTCAGCGGTCCTACATAACACAGAGAGTGAGGGATGCACTGGGGCTGTTACCAGATTGTGTTGAACAGGTTCAGATCAAAACGTTTGGCTCGGATACCACAACAATGCAGACAGTGGAGATGGTGAGAGTTGGTATACCTCTTAAGAATGGTACCACTGTTAAATTGATGTTGTCTACAGTTCCGCTTATCTGCGAGCCACTATCTTGTCAACCGATTACATATACCAAAGAGAAGTACAGACATCTCAGAGACCTTAATTTAGCAGACGTTTCTAGAGTTGGCGATGACCTGCAAGTAGATGCCTTGATTGGCTCCGACCACTATTGGCAGCTGGTAACAGGACAAGTGATCCGTGGGCAGAGTGGTCCAACCGCCATTGATACTAATTTAGGATGGGTACTATCTGGTCCAGTCTGTAGTGATGCTAACTTGCATAAGCCGAACCCTACTCACTCGCTCCTTGTTCAAACCTCTGATGTACAGTCCATGGACCAGTTGCTTAAGAACTTCTGGGAATTGGAGTCATTGGGTATACAATCCGTCGAACCTTCAGTCTATGACACTTTCAAACAGTTCATTAAGTTTGATGATGGCAGATATGAA GAATACAATGCTATCATCCAACAACAGTTAAATCTGGGTATTGTGGAGAAGGTCAGTGATGAGGGCTGTAAGGACACTGATGTAAACAGAATCCACTATCTTCCTCATCACGCAGTCATTcgtacagacaaacaaacaaCCAAACTAAGAATAGTGTACGATGCTTCTGCTCAGGACAAAGGCCTATCTCTCAATGACTGCCTATTTTCAGGGCAAAAGTTTGACCAAAACATCTTAGATATTCTCCTCAGATTCCGCACTTACAAGGTAGCCCTTATAGCTGATGTGGAAAAAGCTTTCCTGATGATATCTGTTTCCAAGGAGGATTGTGATTCCCTAAGATTTCGATGA
- the LOC136244074 gene encoding uncharacterized protein: MRFTRVVFGVSASPFLLNATISYHLENYHDDHPDLVNTLKQSIYVDDVTYGADDNDDAYNLYSTSTKLFADGGFNLRKFVTNSSHLCQRLAAEQKLPTEVELYGCIMEEDATYTSNLLIGSIPGGHKVLGVSWDPVRDVLLFDIRDIANSLHTLEPTKRTIVGFASRFYDPLGFLAPAIIMLKMFFQELCKVKLDWDEQLSREMLTKWKGLRSRFQGTAITLPRCYFQFIDKQSPSILYGFCDASAAVYAAVVYLCVSSQSAYFVTSKTRVAPHSQQTIPRLELLSCLLLAKLMCHVFEALNTVIDVKIGSCFTDSKVALFWIQGEGKQWKQFIHNRVTAIRQLVPVQHWAHCAGKNNPADLPSRGVSTKDLEKSLMWRHGPDWLPKFLPADCSDEGSMPENCISEMKVNNPSSHTLLIATENPGIGKLINCAHYSKLQKLLRVTALVRKFAARFKMVGDVALVDWVITASDLERAELDWITDSQNQLTSETNFELWKHQLDLFVDKHNIWRCGGRLKKANILYGQKYPILLLKHHPLTTLIVQHAHERTLHSSVKDTLTEVRSKYWLVKGRQFIRKIIYQCVVCRKLEGQHYRAAPPPPLPEFRVKGAPPFAYCGVDFAGPLYIRVEDRSESSKVWIALYTCCVTRAVHLELVPDMTTQTFLRSFKRFTARRGIPLQIISDNAKTFVSAALTLDKMLSDPEVQQYMAGLKVQWRFNLEKAPWQGGFFERMVQSMKRCLRKTIGKSQLSLDELTTVLVQVEAILNSRPISYVSSEDLEEPLTPSHSLSGRRLLCLPDGTDVNRVDEDFDITFQDLRDRAQNLTKALNQFWSRWREEYLLQLRERYSTTDEVGVLRSPIPGEVVVIHDEDRPRTQWRLGRVSEVLKSSDDQIRGVVLKVNTNGRLSTLRRPVTCLYLLEIAPQMCSEDQMPIKMAHQEHTDASVSQDRCKNLSE, translated from the coding sequence ATGAGATTCACTAGAGTTGTTTTTGGAGTGTCCGCAAGTCCCTTTCTACTCAACGCTACCATTAGCTACCATCTTGAGAATTATCATGATGACCACCCAGATTTAGTGAACACCTTGAAGCAATCCATTTACGTTGATGATGTTACATATGGTGctgatgacaatgatgatgcTTATAACCTGTATAGTACATCGACGAAGCTGTTTGCTGATGGAGGATTTAATCTACGTAAATTTGTTACCAATTCGTCCCACTTGTGTCAGAGATTAGCTGCAGAACAGAAGTTACCAACTGAGGTGGAGTTGTATGGTTGCATTATGGAAGAAGATGCAACATACACAAGCAATCTTCTGATAGGAAGCATACCTGGAGGACATAAGGTTCTGGGCGTAAGTTGGGACCCAGTACGTGATGTGTTGTTGTTTGATATAAGGGATATAGCCAATTCTTTGCACACTTTAGAGCCAACAAAGCGAACTATTGTTGGCTTTGCTTCCCGATTTTATGACCCTCTGGGTTTTCTAGCCCCAGCAATAATAATGTTAAAGATGTTCTTTCAGGAGCTGTGCAAGGTTAAGCTGGATTGGGATGAGCAATTATCTAGAGAAATGTTGACTAAATGGAAAGGATTGCGCTCCAGATTTCAAGGTACTGCTATCACGCTTCCTAGATGTTATTTTCAATTTATAGACAAACAGTCACCAAGCATCCTGTATGGTTTTTGTGATGCCTCCGCTGCTGTTTACGCCGCAGTTGTGTACCTCTGCGTTAGCTCACAGTCTGCTTATTTTGTAACATCCAAGACGCGCGTAGCGCCACACAGCCAACAGACTATTCCCCGATTGGAGTTGCTATCTTGTCTCCTACTTGCCAAACTTATGTGTCATGTGTTTGAAGCACTTAATACAGTGATTGATGTGAAGATAGGCTCATGCTTTACAGACTCCAAGGTAGCTCTCTTTTGGATACAAGGTGAAGGCAAACAGTGGAAGCAGTTTATTCATAACAGAGTCACAGCAATCAGACAGTTAGTGCCAGTACAACACTGGGCACATTGTGCCGGGAAAAACAACCCAGCCGACTTGCCTTCCCGTGGTGTTTCGACCAAAGACTTGGAGAAGAGCTTGATGTGGAGACATGGCCCAGATTGGCTACCCAAGTTTTTACCTGCTGACTGTTCTGATGAGGGATCCATGCCAGAAAACTGCATCTCAGAAATGAAGGTGAACAACCCCAGCAGTCATACTTTATTGATAGCAACAGAGAATCCTGGTATCGGGAAACTGATTAACTGTGCACACTACAGCAAATTACAAAAGCTGTTAAGGGTGACTGCACTTGTGCGGAAGTTTGCAGCAAGGTtcaagatggttggtgatgttGCCTTGGTTGACTGGGTGATCACTGCTTCAGACCTAGAAAGAGCAGAACTGGATTGGATTACAGATTCCCAAAACCAACTGACCAGTGAAACCAATTTTGAACTATGGAAACACCAATTGGACTTATTTGTTGACAAACACAATATTTGGAGATGTGGTGGCAGACTGAAGAAGGCTAACATACTGTATGGACAAAAGTATCCGATTTTGCTCCTCAAACACCATCCATTGACTACCTTGATTGTGCAACATGCACATGAGCGAACCTTGCACAGCAGTGTCAAAGATACTTTAACAGAAGTCCGGTCTAAGTACTGGCTTGTCAAGGGAAGGCAGTTCATTCGTAAGATCATCTATCAATGTGTCGTATGTCGTAAGCTAGAAGGCCAGCACTACAGAGCAGCACCTCCTCCGCCGTTGCCAGAATTCCGCGTGAAGGGAGCACCTCCATTTGCATATTGTGGAGTTGACTTCGCTGGACCTCTCTACATTAGGGTGGAAGATAGATCAGAGAGCAGCAAGGTGTGGATTGCTCTGTATACATGTTGTGTCACCCGTGCTGTGCACCTTGAGTTAGTCCCTGATATGACCACACAGACATTTCTGAGGTCTTTCAAACGATTCACAGCTAGAAGGGGGATTCCGCTTCAAATTATTTCGGACAATGCCAAAACCTTTGTTTCTGCTGCACTAACCCTTGATAAGATGTTAAGTGACCCAGAGGTGCAGCAGTATATGGCAGGCTTAAAAGTCCAGTGGAGATTTAATTTAGAGAAAGCACCATGGCAAGGCGGCTTTTTTGAAAGAATGGTCCAATCGATGAAACGATGTCTAAGAAAGACCATTGGCAAGTCGCAACTATCACTTGATGAGTTGACAACTGTGCTAGTTCAAGTTGAGGCCATTCTTAATTCAAGGCCGATATCTTATGTATCTAGTGAGGATCTTGAAGAGCCATTGACACCTAGTCATTCGTTGAGTGGTCGTCGATTACTGTGTCTACCAGATGGTACAGATGTAAACCGAGTTGATGAGGACTTTGACATAACCTTTCAAGATCTCAGGGATAGAGCACAGAACCTTACCAAAGCACTGAATCAGTTTTGGAGTAGATGGCGTGAAGAATATCTTCTTCAGCTTAGAGAACGATACTCTACCACTGATGAGGTTGGTGTACTACGATCACCTATACCTGGTGAAGTGGTTGTGATACATGATGAGGATCGTCCACGTACACAATGGAGACTGGGCAGAGTCAGTGAAGTACTGAAGAGTTCTGACGATCAGATAAGGGGTGTAGTACTGAAGGTCAACACTAATGGTCGACTGTCGACACTGAGAAGACCTGTTACATGCCTTTATCTGCTTGAGATTGCTCCGCAGATGTGTTCAGAGGATCAGATGCCTATTAAGATGGCTCATCAAGAGCATACAGACGCATCAGTATCCCAAGACAGATGTAAAAACCTGTCAGAGTAG